A DNA window from Parabacteroides johnsonii DSM 18315 contains the following coding sequences:
- a CDS encoding MATE family efflux transporter translates to MQFTNKQILQITFPVLMSLLMEHMIGLTDTAYLGRVGEVELGASALAGVYYLVIYMLGFGFSIGAQVLIARRNGAQEYKRIGPVFLQGTFFLLLLAALLFTASHLYSPFFLRKLIGSDDVYQATMKYVDWRVYGFFFSFVAVMFRAFYVGITKTKILTVNSVVMVLTNVMLNYVLIFGKFGLPALGIAGAAIASSISEAVSVLFFILYTWKKVDYGKYGLFEYSGIDFRMLKQILSVSIWIMIQHGIAFLGWFVFFVVMEHQGERPLAITNVVRSISSFLFMFVNAFASTSSSLVSNLIGAGKPEQVMGLCGRMIRICYYFVLPLGILIALFPELVLRIYTDNPDLIASSVSSLWVMLSSYLIAVPAFIFFFSVSGTGNTQTALLIDMVSIFVYVFYALWVGIRIHADVAVCWTTEHVYDLMILSAFFYLWKGNWRNKKL, encoded by the coding sequence ATGCAATTCACGAACAAACAAATTCTGCAAATAACATTCCCTGTTCTGATGAGCCTTCTGATGGAGCACATGATCGGGCTGACCGATACGGCCTATTTGGGGCGGGTAGGGGAAGTCGAGTTGGGAGCTTCAGCATTGGCGGGAGTCTATTATCTTGTGATTTATATGCTTGGCTTCGGTTTCAGTATCGGTGCGCAGGTATTAATAGCACGGCGAAACGGTGCACAGGAATATAAACGGATCGGGCCGGTCTTTCTGCAGGGGACATTTTTCCTGTTGTTGCTTGCAGCGTTGTTGTTTACGGCTTCGCATCTGTATTCGCCTTTCTTCCTACGCAAACTGATTGGTTCTGATGATGTCTACCAGGCTACGATGAAGTATGTGGACTGGCGTGTCTATGGCTTTTTCTTCTCTTTTGTGGCTGTTATGTTCAGGGCTTTTTATGTTGGTATTACAAAGACAAAAATCCTGACCGTAAACTCGGTTGTGATGGTGTTGACCAATGTAATGCTGAACTATGTCCTGATATTCGGAAAGTTCGGATTACCGGCATTGGGAATTGCCGGAGCGGCGATCGCTTCATCGATTTCGGAGGCTGTTTCGGTGCTGTTCTTCATTCTCTATACGTGGAAGAAAGTCGATTATGGAAAATACGGGCTGTTTGAGTATTCGGGTATAGATTTCCGGATGTTGAAGCAAATATTGAGTGTTTCTATCTGGATTATGATTCAGCATGGGATTGCTTTTTTAGGCTGGTTTGTGTTTTTTGTCGTGATGGAGCATCAGGGAGAGCGGCCGCTAGCGATTACGAATGTGGTGCGAAGTATTTCTTCGTTCCTGTTTATGTTTGTCAATGCCTTTGCTTCGACTTCCAGTTCTCTGGTCAGCAATCTGATTGGTGCCGGAAAGCCGGAACAGGTGATGGGCTTGTGCGGACGTATGATACGGATTTGCTATTATTTCGTTTTGCCGCTCGGTATTCTGATCGCCCTGTTTCCGGAACTGGTATTGCGCATCTACACGGATAATCCGGATCTGATTGCCAGTTCTGTGTCGTCGCTTTGGGTGATGCTTTCCTCTTATCTGATTGCGGTACCTGCTTTTATTTTCTTTTTCAGCGTGTCGGGAACGGGCAATACGCAGACGGCATTGCTGATTGATATGGTAAGCATCTTTGTCTATGTTTTCTATGCACTTTGGGTCGGTATCCGAATACATGCGGATGTGGCGGTCTGCTGGACAACGGAGCATGTCTACGATTTGATGATCCTGTCCGCTTTCTTCTATCTCTGGAAAGGAAACTGGCGGAATAAAAAGTTGTGA
- the gldB gene encoding gliding motility lipoprotein GldB, protein MKAKLLLIFSLSFYLFSCNGQNSHIPAAVTSAVPVKINRFDKELLKLVDTNDSALQAGLVREYPQMLDILGKGILNMKSPAMPGFFDKLVNYYSEPTLKGLYTDAVRHYDNVSQIEQALGNGFTWLKACFPSMQIPAIYMHVSGFNQNVLVGDSLLSISIDKYLGEEYPLYQDFFYDFQRQLMTPEHIVPDYLAGWLMSEYPFEGKENVLLDRMIYEGKIKYLIHQAFPELKPEVLMGYTETSYNWCKENESNLWKAIIERKHLYTPDQMTTGKYFDNVPSTFLASDAPGNLGSWLGWQIIDKYMRETNSTPEALMQNNDSQAILTDSKYKP, encoded by the coding sequence ATGAAAGCGAAATTATTGCTGATATTCTCTCTGTCATTTTACCTTTTCAGTTGTAATGGACAGAATTCCCATATCCCGGCAGCTGTCACTTCGGCCGTTCCAGTCAAGATCAACCGTTTCGACAAGGAGCTTTTGAAGTTGGTCGATACGAACGACTCCGCCCTGCAAGCCGGGCTTGTACGCGAATACCCACAAATGCTCGACATATTGGGAAAAGGCATCCTGAACATGAAATCTCCGGCAATGCCCGGTTTCTTCGACAAATTGGTCAACTACTATTCCGAACCGACTTTGAAGGGGTTATATACCGATGCTGTCCGTCATTATGACAATGTTTCCCAGATCGAGCAAGCTCTCGGCAACGGTTTCACATGGTTGAAGGCCTGTTTTCCTTCGATGCAGATTCCGGCCATCTATATGCATGTTTCCGGCTTCAACCAAAATGTACTGGTCGGCGACAGCCTGTTGTCCATCTCGATAGATAAATATTTAGGCGAGGAATATCCGTTATACCAGGATTTTTTCTATGATTTCCAGCGCCAATTAATGACACCTGAGCATATCGTCCCCGATTACCTTGCCGGTTGGCTGATGTCCGAGTATCCGTTTGAAGGAAAAGAAAACGTACTACTCGACCGGATGATCTATGAAGGCAAAATAAAATATCTGATCCATCAAGCATTTCCTGAACTGAAGCCTGAAGTACTCATGGGCTACACGGAAACTTCCTATAACTGGTGCAAAGAGAATGAATCCAACCTGTGGAAGGCTATCATAGAACGCAAGCATCTTTATACGCCAGACCAGATGACAACAGGTAAATATTTCGATAACGTCCCCAGCACATTCCTGGCAAGCGATGCTCCCGGAAATCTCGGCAGTTGGCTCGGCTGGCAAATCATCGACAAATATATGCGGGAAACGAATTCGACTCCGGAAGCCTTGATGCAAAACAACGATAGCCAGGCTATCCTGACCGATTCGAAATACAAGCCCTAA
- a CDS encoding ABC-F family ATP-binding cassette domain-containing protein, whose amino-acid sequence MCISVHQLCYVHADKEPLFQDINLTVNKGQRLALVGNNGTGKSTLLRIIEGSLQPSSGEIICSSRPYYIPQHFGQFDRLTVAEALRVDNRIKALHAILEGDTSVENFISLNDDWNVEERCLSALAFWDLGHLQLSRPMHSLSGGEKTKVFLSGILVHAPEIILMDEPTNHLDVASREKLYEMVKNGRSTMLIVSHDRTLLNLLPCICELERNAITLYGGNFDFYKEQKELALTALQNRLGEKKKELRQACKLAREVMERKNKMNARSEKYAFKKGISRMAVNTLKDKAEKSTVRLGDTHEEKMVSLQDSITDLQNAMPGLRGLQTDFNSSNLHIGKILIVAEQINFGYISSSLWQFPMDIQVRSGDRIHISGNNGSGKTTLVKLLLGELEPTVGTIMRTGFSYLYIDQECSVIDPRLTVFEQTERFNTGNWAEHELKSILNRYLFPYDTWDKGCACLSGGEKIRLLFCCLMIGNNAPDVFILDEPTNNLDIQSVEIITAAIKSYRGTVLLISHDHYFVKEIKINRSIKLFDTGSVIKI is encoded by the coding sequence ATGTGCATATCCGTACATCAGCTATGCTATGTTCATGCCGACAAAGAACCACTTTTTCAGGACATAAACCTAACAGTCAATAAAGGACAGCGTCTTGCGCTGGTCGGCAATAACGGTACGGGCAAATCGACCTTGCTGCGTATCATTGAGGGAAGCCTGCAACCTTCGTCGGGAGAGATTATCTGTTCTTCACGCCCTTATTACATTCCGCAACATTTCGGACAGTTCGATCGCCTGACAGTGGCGGAAGCCTTGAGGGTGGACAACCGGATAAAGGCACTTCATGCAATTCTTGAAGGTGACACTTCGGTAGAAAACTTTATCTCCCTGAATGATGATTGGAATGTGGAGGAGCGTTGCCTTTCGGCACTTGCCTTTTGGGATTTGGGACATCTGCAACTGTCCCGGCCGATGCATTCGTTGAGTGGAGGGGAAAAGACAAAGGTATTCCTTTCCGGTATTCTTGTACATGCGCCGGAAATTATTCTGATGGACGAGCCGACGAATCATCTGGATGTTGCCAGCCGTGAAAAACTGTATGAGATGGTTAAGAACGGCCGTTCGACCATGCTGATTGTCAGCCATGACCGGACGTTGCTGAATCTGTTACCCTGTATTTGTGAACTTGAGAGAAATGCCATCACTCTTTATGGAGGTAATTTTGATTTCTACAAGGAACAGAAAGAATTGGCGTTGACAGCTTTGCAAAACCGGTTGGGAGAGAAGAAAAAGGAGTTACGACAAGCCTGTAAACTTGCCCGCGAAGTAATGGAACGGAAAAATAAGATGAATGCCCGCAGCGAAAAGTATGCTTTCAAAAAAGGTATTTCGCGTATGGCCGTAAATACATTGAAAGATAAAGCCGAGAAAAGCACAGTTCGGTTGGGGGATACCCATGAAGAAAAAATGGTATCCCTGCAAGACTCGATTACCGACCTTCAGAATGCGATGCCCGGTTTGCGAGGACTTCAGACGGACTTTAATTCTTCCAACCTGCATATCGGTAAAATTCTGATAGTGGCGGAACAGATCAATTTTGGTTATATTTCCTCCAGCTTATGGCAGTTTCCGATGGATATTCAGGTCAGGAGTGGTGACCGTATTCATATTTCCGGTAATAACGGGAGCGGGAAAACAACTCTGGTCAAACTGTTGTTAGGCGAATTGGAACCGACTGTCGGAACGATTATGCGGACCGGTTTCAGTTATCTATACATCGATCAGGAATGCTCCGTAATCGATCCCCGGCTGACTGTATTCGAACAGACGGAGCGTTTTAATACCGGAAATTGGGCGGAACACGAACTGAAATCCATTCTTAATCGTTATTTGTTCCCTTATGACACATGGGATAAGGGCTGTGCCTGCCTGAGTGGAGGCGAGAAGATCCGTTTGTTGTTCTGTTGTCTTATGATTGGGAATAATGCGCCGGATGTATTTATTTTAGACGAACCTACGAACAATCTGGACATACAAAGTGTTGAAATAATAACAGCGGCTATAAAGAGTTATAGAGGAACGGTGTTGTTGATCTCGCACGATCATTATTTTGTGAAAGAAATAAAAATAAACCGTTCCATTAAACTTTTCGATACCGGTTCTGTTATTAAGATATAG
- a CDS encoding GlsB/YeaQ/YmgE family stress response membrane protein produces the protein MGFLWYIIIGIAAGFLAGKIMRGGGFGVIINLILGIVGGVLGGWVFGLFGIAASGIIGSLITATVGAILVLWIASLFNKRNVD, from the coding sequence ATGGGATTTTTATGGTACATTATCATAGGTATAGCAGCCGGTTTTCTTGCTGGTAAAATCATGCGGGGAGGTGGCTTCGGAGTAATAATCAATCTGATTTTGGGAATAGTCGGCGGTGTATTGGGCGGCTGGGTATTCGGATTGTTCGGGATTGCGGCTTCCGGTATTATCGGCAGCCTGATTACGGCAACAGTCGGAGCCATTCTGGTACTATGGATCGCTTCGTTGTTTAATAAGCGAAATGTAGATTAG
- a CDS encoding glycoside hydrolase family 2 protein, with product MKKIALLVLLSTLFFSYTEAQVHTTFEMRYITSDSKADGETDFTGESEWMSLDQRIDFLNKYAAFASGFYGNLGLDKPLIGDGDIRQTVRRIKPQPLTNVRQTLRLADWRAYGYRAGKAEDVQNAFAGWTVVNGATVKDGSLILEDCAVERNLDPIRWRFRLHLDVKKVGSGCTIVFHKGGKPLLSTRLADKVFSLSSGMNKGNGHYDSSVPLHLEIYGDFTNNRFFVTVNGKSVACLIGEADIREIDKMVIRSEGTTEIDDISLFNFVEDRTNKHTPYSSVLLINEDFNDVLPMQGWQSLDYDDSAWKQVTLPSSHGGLREKEESYYLRKKIHLTDFERAVLKLETIDPGGEVWINGQPVAVINNRHPYDLDVTEYLQRNQENLIAVRVKPYKAAHRMLHSPSDPYIGWFLGRATLILTNRCMIKDVFAYTGSLDGAARQVNRILLQYSGVYAFEGSVEVNYYPWFPVEGEKVATMKQNIEIRPSVDNEIVLEMPVDNPVLWSPESPNLYRVEVILRDKEGREIDDYMLTTGIRTISQKDGNLYVNNRPEILKGAQILGSRYPVETMSKNYKCVSDETIAKDLMMIKEMNGNLLRLHVHAEKDTTDGINDPRYAEYADQLGVYLLWQTAAWIREGEAWNVDLEGYPKFMRQVCNHPSIVMWEASNHPNRFKLHDISDSHDFVTRVYRTLSAVDTSRLISPTSFWQHMHYGNYDGSLDKEGNPIVPNPVLMEKLMTRGSQDAYTGYGAKWTALRKAPNKWAASCLAANDKAYFNFEHEESAAQPNWTLAEKEPWFKIQSYEWEYEKGSIGRLLDASEWRISQAFQAFAAWESMKKQILIGYDGFSWCSLESGSNMFTYQKPLIDPFGIPKLAYYANQSVFQPIWAGSSNVDVVYGPADHISPVLFNLGQPKTVDLTIELKNDKGKRIDRKIFKNIQVAGGRTVVNLDGFRFKTVPDGYYFLVYTVKEQNPPYRHKE from the coding sequence TCTCTTATACAGAGGCACAGGTACATACTACTTTTGAGATGCGTTATATCACATCCGACTCAAAAGCGGACGGAGAAACCGATTTTACCGGAGAGAGCGAATGGATGTCTCTTGACCAGCGGATTGATTTCCTGAACAAATATGCTGCTTTTGCTTCCGGGTTTTATGGTAATCTCGGTCTGGATAAACCTCTTATCGGAGACGGAGATATACGGCAGACGGTCAGACGGATAAAGCCTCAGCCGTTGACGAATGTCCGGCAAACACTCCGGCTCGCCGATTGGCGTGCATATGGTTATCGTGCCGGAAAAGCTGAAGATGTTCAAAATGCCTTTGCCGGATGGACGGTTGTGAACGGGGCGACTGTGAAAGATGGTAGCCTGATTCTGGAAGATTGTGCGGTCGAAAGAAATCTGGACCCCATCCGGTGGCGTTTCCGGTTGCATCTGGATGTAAAGAAAGTGGGCTCCGGATGTACAATTGTTTTTCATAAAGGCGGGAAACCTCTCCTCTCCACTCGCTTGGCGGATAAGGTATTCTCGTTGTCGTCAGGAATGAACAAGGGTAACGGGCATTATGACTCGAGCGTTCCTTTGCATCTGGAAATATACGGTGATTTCACCAACAATCGTTTTTTTGTGACGGTAAACGGCAAATCGGTTGCTTGTCTGATAGGAGAGGCAGATATCCGTGAAATTGACAAGATGGTGATTCGTTCGGAAGGTACAACGGAGATAGACGATATTTCCCTTTTTAACTTTGTTGAGGACCGAACGAATAAACATACTCCTTATTCTTCTGTCTTGCTTATTAACGAGGATTTTAACGATGTATTGCCGATGCAGGGATGGCAATCGCTTGACTATGACGATAGTGCTTGGAAACAGGTCACGCTACCCTCATCTCATGGTGGTTTACGGGAAAAGGAAGAGAGCTATTATCTGCGGAAAAAGATTCACCTTACCGACTTCGAGCGTGCCGTGCTTAAGTTGGAAACAATAGATCCCGGCGGTGAGGTTTGGATAAACGGGCAGCCTGTAGCCGTGATTAACAATCGGCATCCGTATGATTTGGATGTGACGGAGTATCTGCAGCGGAATCAGGAGAATCTCATTGCTGTCCGTGTAAAACCTTATAAGGCGGCTCACCGGATGCTGCACTCCCCATCCGATCCGTATATCGGCTGGTTCCTGGGACGTGCGACATTGATCCTGACGAACCGTTGTATGATTAAGGATGTCTTTGCATATACCGGATCGCTTGACGGAGCCGCCCGGCAGGTCAATAGGATACTCTTGCAATACTCCGGTGTCTATGCTTTCGAGGGGAGTGTCGAAGTCAATTACTATCCTTGGTTCCCGGTGGAAGGGGAAAAGGTCGCTACGATGAAGCAGAATATCGAAATCCGCCCGTCTGTCGATAACGAGATCGTATTGGAAATGCCAGTCGATAATCCTGTCTTATGGTCTCCCGAGAGTCCGAACTTGTATCGGGTGGAAGTGATCTTGCGTGACAAGGAAGGCCGTGAGATAGACGACTATATGCTGACGACCGGTATCCGTACTATTTCCCAGAAAGATGGGAATCTGTATGTCAATAATCGGCCTGAAATACTGAAAGGTGCCCAGATACTGGGTTCGAGATATCCGGTCGAAACAATGTCGAAAAACTATAAGTGTGTGTCAGACGAAACAATTGCAAAAGACTTGATGATGATCAAGGAAATGAATGGAAACCTATTGCGTCTGCATGTCCATGCTGAAAAAGACACGACAGACGGTATCAACGATCCCCGTTATGCCGAATATGCGGATCAGTTGGGAGTCTATCTTCTTTGGCAGACTGCCGCTTGGATTAGGGAAGGGGAAGCTTGGAATGTTGATTTAGAAGGTTATCCGAAGTTTATGCGCCAGGTCTGCAACCATCCGTCTATTGTCATGTGGGAGGCAAGTAACCATCCGAACCGTTTCAAACTGCACGACATATCAGATTCGCATGATTTTGTGACAAGGGTTTACAGGACTTTGAGTGCCGTAGACACCAGCCGCCTGATCTCACCGACCTCTTTCTGGCAGCATATGCACTATGGCAATTACGACGGTTCGCTCGACAAGGAGGGTAACCCGATCGTTCCTAATCCTGTTTTGATGGAAAAGTTGATGACTCGCGGGAGTCAGGATGCCTATACTGGCTACGGAGCCAAATGGACAGCTCTCAGAAAAGCTCCCAACAAATGGGCTGCTTCCTGTCTGGCTGCAAACGATAAGGCTTATTTCAACTTCGAACATGAGGAATCTGCCGCACAACCGAATTGGACATTAGCGGAAAAAGAGCCGTGGTTTAAGATCCAATCCTATGAATGGGAATATGAGAAAGGTAGTATCGGCCGCCTTCTCGATGCTTCGGAATGGAGAATCAGCCAGGCATTTCAAGCATTCGCAGCTTGGGAGTCTATGAAGAAACAGATTTTGATCGGCTATGACGGCTTTTCTTGGTGTAGCCTTGAGTCGGGCTCGAATATGTTCACGTATCAGAAGCCGTTGATTGATCCGTTCGGTATTCCCAAACTTGCCTATTATGCCAATCAATCCGTTTTCCAACCGATCTGGGCGGGTAGTAGTAATGTCGATGTTGTATATGGTCCGGCCGATCACATTTCTCCAGTGCTGTTCAACTTAGGACAGCCCAAGACTGTCGACCTCACTATCGAGCTGAAAAATGATAAAGGGAAAAGGATTGACCGGAAAATCTTTAAAAATATACAGGTCGCCGGTGGCAGAACGGTTGTGAACTTGGATGGTTTCCGCTTTAAAACAGTCCCGGACGGATATTATTTCCTTGTATATACGGTAAAAGAACAGAACCCTCCTTATAGGCATAAAGAGTAA